The genomic segment ttgttcttcttgtctctgaggacagttctttatgaagctgactgtgtgtttggactcattgtcctgcagcagaattaatctgggactgatcagacacctccctgatgctaCTGTTGAAGGAGAGTCAAAACATCTacagtgcctaaaacttttgcacagtactgtatgtatacactACAGTAATTTCTGGAGCTGTTTTGTGAAAGAATTTTGCTCCCGCACAGGACAGgcagcctgcacacacacaatgatttGGCATGATAACAAATGGATATCACAATGTAAAACTACTGAAAAACACCAACTTACTGAAACACGACTGCTCATACTAACTGTCACCTACTACTGCAAcggcagctgtggctcagggggTAGAGGGGTCATCTACCAACTGGGAGGTCGGTtgttcgatccccggctcctccagtccgtgtgtgtgtgtgtgtatgtatgtatgtatgtgtgtatatatatatatatatatatatatatatatatacatgaatgagtgaatgtgatctgtagtgtgaagcgctttgagtggtcgatatgactagaaaagcgctatacaagtacagtccatttaccatttactgtacattgtaCAGAGTCAGAACTGAGCTAAGAGCTGAGCCAATATGACACgatgttgaaataaaaaatgcatttttagaCACTTGATGAAAACAcccttttatttatgtgttgtAAATAGtgctgcaactaaagattattATGGTAGTTGactaatctgttgattatttctgTCAAACCGCCCATCTCTGCTTTCAGTGGGTGCAGCACCTGTTCAGGGTTCTAGTTTTATCTCACCTGCTCAAGTCTGCATACCTGAATGATTGAACACTAGTactattatgttttttttgacaGCCATATAGAAGAACTGCCACACATATGTTTTAAATAGCCATATAACAGCCTATATTCAGAAATCAATAAAGCACAAATGTTATGATCCAACCATATATGTTTATGTGTAAAAGGAGATAACCTTAGTAATGTTTTAGTTTAAATAATAGAATGAATAGATAGAGACTTCTTTACTCTCAAAAGttttctgtgccttttttttgcctcttcttCGCCATGTTTCTCTTCCTGGTTTTGTATCATTCATTTGTTCTTAGTAATGCAGTCATTACAGACAATGGAAGTGATACTGCCCCCAACACTTTCTGTAGAGCACTGCAGTAACAAGTGAACATTTAGATGGGTCCTCTTACAAAGTCTTGTGTTTTATACAACGCGTTGACACTAAAATTCTGCGTCAACAAATTTTTAGAATTGATAATGTCGACTAATCGTTGCAGCTCTAGGGAGAAGCTGAGAGGGCTCAGTTGGCAATTAAATCCCCAAGAcctaaaacaaatcattttaccAGAACTACCTGTGCCATGACATGAGTATCTGTCTTGTAGGATCCCTTGGTTCCAGTACCCTATCATCTATGATATCAGAGCCAAACCCAGGAAGATCTCCTCTTTGACTGGGAGCAAAGGTATGATGGAcgctggacacacacatacacacacacacatgtcttTTTATGGTTAGCGAGAGCCCACCTTTTGCTCAGTCTCAGGTCTTTGTGCCATAGATTCTgcaagatgttggaaacatttgtttgaaattctgctccatgttgacatgattgcatcacgTCATTTTATgtagatttgtcagctgcacatttatCTCTTATTCTATCACATGGCAAAGACATTCAAACAATGACTCActgtttattattgattatgatTTTGTTGACTCTTGAGCAAAAAAtctgatcatgttttttttcccatattgATCAATCTTGATATTtatgactatatatatatatataatccgTGAGTTTAAAGAGTATCCTGATAATGACTGATGCCTTTAGAAAACAGTGGGCTTATTAGTTAAACTTTGagaatataatttatttaaaaaaatagaataacCGTTTTCTTTGCAAGCATGTTTTATCTGCCTTAACTGCCTGTGAGTTCATACCTACAATCCAGCTCTTCTTTTCCATTGTGCTCAGGGGCATCACTAGCTGATAGGACTTGGTGTGGATAAAGAAACAGTTTGCATTTTCATACTCTCTGTGTGGTTGGtgggatgaaaccttttcaggtGATTGGGCTGTCTTAAGCTAGACTTCATCACTTTTAAGAATCCAAATCCGAATTGTTTACAAGAACAATGAAATGCTCTGGTGCAATATGTAAAGGATACAGATAAGGTAAACAACacataaaagtacaaaaaattcacaaaaactattactttatcattttaatattatatatatatatatatatatatatatatatatatatatatatatatatatatatatatatatatatatatatatatatatatatatatatgactatacactaaaacacatttacaacatgAACAAATGAGGTATTACACAGCTGTGCGGCCTGCTATGTCGGTGGCCGTGTCTGGTATGGATGAGTGAAGGGGGGTAGGTAGTTACATAGTTAACTAGTTAAGGATACTGGAGGGGAGGACTACAGCTGGCCTTCCTGCCAGCAAAGCTACCATTGGCTGATAGTGCATGTAATAACAGGCTGATAATTTGGCCTGACTTTTGCATGTTTCAGGTTGGCGTCTATCCATCTATGATTTACAGACACAGTACTTGTCGGAACgtctcctctgtggctcttcCACTCCTGTGTACAGATGCATACGCGTAGACgcacatgaaacaggaagcCGGGGGGGAAACGTGACCATAAATGATCTtgattgttacatttttttctttgccattcTTGAGAGGGTGGGAGGGTTGTGTTGGCAGGGTGGCCTGCACTGCTAAAAtaatggtaggggaaacactgggGCTGTTTGCACTGTAATCCTATGCTCAGGAGACTGTAGATGACTGTAGACAGGATTCGTACAGCTGACTGTCTGagtaaaaaaacaaccacacaaaaaaaaaaaaaaaaaagcacagaaaggGAGAGCTCTGTGCCGCTACATCTGCATGCTCTGCCATCTTGGCATACAAGGTAACCAAACCACTTCCATATTATCGCCGTGGTGAATCTCATGTCTCATGAGTTTCATGTTCGGAGACTAATGTGAGTTCTTCCACTCCCTCTTTTCGTTCTTGTCGCCAGTTCCACTTGGGTTTCTTACTTGTCCATAGCTTTCTTTACCAATGATAAGTCCAGCAGTGCTCTGCAACAGGAAATACAGGCGACAGAACTTTGACATGCAGCCACACACTTCTTTcctgacctgctgctgttgcataAATGCCTGCTGTGTCATAGgttgttaaaatgaaatgatctaATCTAAAATGCCCTAAGCATCTTCTAAATTGACATAAATTTTATCATGATCCCAGATGGAAATAGTTTTATCGCCCAGTCCTAGTTCTGACCCTTCCATCGTTACGCCTCatcagaaatccagattcattggaccaggctacatttttcctttcttcAGCGGCCTAGTTTTTGTGAGCCTGTGTCTACTCTGCAGCCTcacatttctgttcttggctgataGTAGTAGTTACTGTTTAGTCCATCTGCCTCAAAGTTGAGAGTGTTCTCCactctgagatgtttttgtgtTCACCATAGTGTGAAGAGTGGTgatctgagttactgtagcctttctaTCAGCTTAAATCAGTATGGCCATtctcctttgctctctctcGTCAGCAAGGTGTTTCCATCTGTAGAGCTCATGCTCACtgcaagttttttgtttttgtcaccattctgagtaaatgTGATACTGTCGTGCATGAACATTTCATGAGATCAGTAGTGTCAGAAATATTTGCCATGTAGCCCATTTGGTTACATAATTTTAGGCATTGCACTACTttcacatgattggctgatacaaatacaaacaagcTGATATTTAGGTGTTCCTTATGTAGTGCTCAGTAAGTGAACACATTATGGTGATGTTGGATGTCCATGTATGGCTTTGTACGTTGTTCCTGTACTCTATCACCACCTTAGTTATGCCTCTCAGTGTACATTGTTCCAGCTTGCATCTTACACCCTGCTACTATGTGCCTGACTGTCACAGAAGCATCTTTGCTCAGTCTGTAACTTGGGTCATGGATCTATTGTTTAGGGTGTGTTCTTGTGCTGCCAAGATCAGAACCTTTGTGCTATCTTTCAGGCTGGCGTTTTTTCTAACCACTGGTAGAATTTCTTGATGTTTGCCACTTCCTCTATCTGTTGATGATACATTCGATGGAGGGGCTTGGTCTGTAGGACTACGGTCACAGTGTTGTCACCACCCACAGCACTTGAAGATGAAGTACAgtatatccatccatccattcattttcttccGCTCATCTGGGATCGGGTCgtggtggcagcaggctaagcagggtatCCCAGACATCCCTCTGCCTAGCAAcactttccagctcctcctgggggatcccGAGGCATTttcaggccagatgagatacaTAGTTCCTCCAGTGGGTTCTGGGTCTACCCCGAGGTCTCCTCCCAGTAGGATGTGCCCaccctatctctaaggctgagccccGCCACCTTgtggaggaaactcatttcgACCGCTTGTATCTGCGATCTCGGCCTTTTGGTCACTACCCACAGCTCATGACCATAGGGCAGGGTTGGGACGTAGACCAGCTGGTAAATCGAGAGCTTTGCCTTCTGGCTCAGCTACCTCTTCGGTCTGGTACAAGGTCTGTATTACTGCTGACACTGCGCCGATCCGCCAGTCAATCTCCCGCCCCTCTGACACAGACCAAGTAAAGTATATCTTGACTCCAATACAGTATTACTGTATACTAAAAACGGAGCACACAGTAAGTCCAAAGCCTGTATGCAGTAACATTAGTAGGATGCAGTCAAACTCACAAGTATTTAACAGGTGACAAAGAACATATAGCCTGCAATATCTTGCAAATTTCGGTAATGCAAAGTTCCTATTCAATGAGCAGCAACATGAATTGTTAAAATTTCGATGTACATTGCAACTTCTAACACATTTAACTTGAGCTGTACCCAAATGAGAATTTCCAGTTAAATCAGATATTTTAGTTTGGGCTGATGCTTCAGTGTGCTGTGTGCTGGTATTTCCTGCTTCTGTTATCTatggatatttttgtttttctaaaaatgcTCAAcattgtttctgatgttttttacaTGATCCTCGCATACTGTGTACTATTCAGTGTCTCTCTGCGTACTGCTGCTAACACTACAGTCTAGCTCACCTGTGGAGCATCCACTCCATACTGAACCACTGTACCAGCCTACATGTCAAGTCTAATGTTCTGCCTGTATTTTAGTACCTTTACTGACATCTAACATGATCAACATTTGTGTTATGAGAACTTAAATATTGTGTGTAAGTGTTGATTACACTCGAGAGAAGCTGAAGCAGTGATGTCGGGATCTGGTTTAGTTCAGGAATAGTTTAGTCGACCTCAGAGAGTATCAGAGGGGAGTGAAGAAGCATGGGTGCCGAAACAGGGTACATCTCTCACTGCACTCTACCAGACTTTCTCATCACCCTTCCCTATTCATGGCAGGTTCTGTCAGCCGTTTGGTGGTTTTTAGACCAGACTACAGTAGGTTTGTAAAACTTTGTCGTCCCTTGTTGCTCTTTGTAAAATTAAAGTCTGACACTGAAGTGTGAGCCTAAGGTTTGAATTGGTGTTCTTCAGCTGATGATTGTGATCACAGTGTTTAGGGGGCAGCCACCAGTAGATGCATTTATCAAATCAAAGTCactaaatgtatatttaaaaaaatctatattgTATAGTTATAGTAATCTGTATTTCAGGAATGTTTTGAACTCCCCCGtatgaaaaattattttgagaATATTATTATCTGCAGCTTCAGTTGTAAAGgcacagagaaactgaaactgaaatatgtGGATTTAGAAATTGAATGCATTTTGTTGTAATGCACTATGAAATtaaattgggaaaaaaaagagatcatAATGGTCTAAAAGACTGGTTTTGGATGTAAACACTGTTTACACCAGAGTATGGCACTAATATGTAAAGAAACAGTCAGCAGTGAATCACATGTGACACTGTACAATTATGAACACATTGGAAGCCTTGCATATAAAAGTAACAGCCTGTTGGTCAGAAAGTGTGGAGCTCCAGTCAGAGGCTGACCATTATTCTTGTGGACAACTTAGTGTATCATGCTTTATTTAGTCAGTGTATAATAACAGAGATACTTACCAATATATAATCTCTCAGTACTAGtttctaatgtgtgtgtgtgtgtgtgtgtgtgtgtgtgtagatctTCAGATGGTGAACATTGCTGTGCGAGTGTTGTCCAGGCCCATGGCATCCAACCTACCAGTCATGTATCAACATCTGGGGAAGGACTACGATGAGAGAGTCTTGCCCTCCATTGTCAATGAGGTCCTCAAGTCTGTGGTGGCAAAGTTTAACGCCTCACAGCTCAtcacacagagagcacaggTACCGTTGTCACCACAGCCGAACATCTGTGTACACTCTGCTGGGATGAGGATGGCCTGTGATACTTGTTTTATCCAGTTATAGTCACATTTTTCCCTTGATCAATTCATGAAATCAACTTAGACTAGTTAATCTCTCTGTAATAACCAACTGTTGCAGCACTACCTACAACAATTACCAACACTGTGAGTGCAGTTGATTGCTGTGTGATGTTAAAATTGTTAGGTCAGTGCTGAATACTGTTGGTCTCTGTTATTGTCTAGGTGTCCCTGCTGGTCCGAAGGGAGCTGTTTGAAAGAGCCAAAGACTTTAACATCATTCTTGATGATGTAGCCATCACTGAGCTGAGCTTCAGCAGCCAgtacactgctgctgtggaggcCAAGCAAGTTGGTAAGACTCAGTTTACCACATTCATACTGTCAGTCGTGAGCCATTCAGCTGCCTGTTTGTTATGTTGCTCAAACAGTCCATTCATctaaaatattataaatgaaACCTGCTGATTATCACACGAGACTCCAATTCAAAAGGGTTCTTGTTTAATGCTCAGAGCAACTTTACATTAGCAGGACCTTCAGTATTGAGACACCAAATGTTACTTCAGTATAATTGACCTAGCAGATCATCACCTAAGCTTAAGGATTTTACAGGTGCAAAGTCAGCAATACTGAGTCACTCATCTGCTGTGTCTTTGGCTCCTCTCACCACAGCTGTTTTTTGGCTGTAACATGTAGTCCATGTTCACAAAAAATGCTGAATCTTCAAGAAAAGGTTTAAATGATTGTTTGtagaaatgtttctgttgtttttaactttgggagttttttttaatctcttaagTTTGTACCAAAAGAaactacatctgtgtgtgtgtctggtgtgtgtagCCCAGCAAGAGGCCCAGAGAGCCCAGTTCTATGTGGAGAAAGCAAAACAGGATCAGAAACAGAAGATCATCCAGGCTGAGGGAGAGGCTGAAGCTGCCAGAATGGTAACTGATTAGTCAGCTAACCTGGCATGTATATCTAAAATAGCAATGTCTGGACCAAatgaagactgtgtgtgtgtgtgtgtgtgtgtgtgtgtgtgtgtgtgtgtgtgtgtgtgtgtgtgtatatcatAGCTGGGCCAGGCAGTAACCAAGAACCCAGGTTACCTGAAGCTGAGGCGAATTAGAGCAGCACAGAACATTGCTAAGACGGTTAGTACGACTGATTATCTCCTGTAAgatcatttctgtctgtttcactcaGACTTTAACCTGATTTTGAATAAATCTCACTAGAGAGttaatgatgacaatgatgatgataatgatgatgataatggcTGTTGTATCTGCTTCCAGGTGGCATCATCTCAGAACAAGGTGTACCTTAATGCTGACAGTTTGGTCCTGAACTTACAAGACCAGACATTTTTTAACAAGTAggtttgctctctctctctctctctctctctcccctcactcTCCCCctcacactccctccctctctcctcccctctctctctccccccccccccccccctccaaacaTTGCATATCATATTCTACGTTGTGCAGCAATGTGATGGTGTTTGCTAATGAACTGCTGTTTTTCAGCTTGACACTGGGCAAAAAGAAGTGATGAAGAAGCCACAAACTTTCCCTGTCATCAACTTCATCTGAACAGTCGTGTTTTGTTTATGGCATAGAGAATCAGTGTACATGACTCTAGAAGTCTGAATACGGACAACAagaaagaagatttttttttttttgtggaacaACACAGTGATCACATTTCAACTTAACAATGAAcaaatcagagaaaaatgtattgtttatttgtttatcaaaTAGAATACATCTGCTCATCCTCTAGAAACCATGAGAGAGAGTCCATGTCCGGTGATTATTAGTAGAATGCAGAGTCCTGTAAGGGCCTTTTATGAATCTGAATGAATGCAACAATACTCCAGAATGATTCAGGAGATCAGTGTCTTCTGTCAGGAAGAGCTGATAAGTCTcatctccaaaatgtcaaatgcagTGTTATTTCTCTGCTGTATTCATCTCCCATAGTTAGTCCTAATCTGCCAGTCTTTTCTCTGATCTACACACATCAGAAATGTTCCAGTCTTCCTCCAAATGGCCCCAGGTATGACACTGGAATGTTTGTCAGGGCTCCATGTTTCCATGTAGGAGGAGCAGGTGTTAACAGCTGTTAGATGATGTGTTTGGATTCATGCAGTACACCTGATAATACAGCCACCAGATTTCAGACCAAGTCAATACTAATTTATCTGTtgataaacttttattttaagtacattttctcATGTCCATCAGTATGATTTTATTGAATTTAACGACCACATTATTACAACAACTGAAATAAACTTTGCCTAAAAATAAGTCACTTTGATTTTCTAGAGGTTCTGAAGTCTGAATTCAGAGACGGTGtatgtcagttttttttatctatATGTTCATAGAAATCACGTATATAATTTTCTTAGAATTTGATTATTCTCATTTACTACAGAGCTCAAAGTGTCAGTTGGCACAGATCATTGTAAATTAAAGACACCGCTCTCTGGAGCCCAGAGAGTTTGAAATTGCTTAACTAATTACATGAGATATAGAAACAATgtaataaataagaaaataaatcttaTACAGATGCTTTTATATAGGACACAAGGGCTGAGTGAATGGTCTGATAAGTATGGAAATAATGTCAGTCATATGCTGTGGTCTGTGGTACATACACATCCTATGGCCAAAAACCGACCCAGACCAAATGACAAATCCCTGCAGTTTGTTCCCAGTGTTTGGTGGATGGCCTGATAGTagaagagtggaggctgttaaaGCAACATGTTCATGAACAGAATGAACACAcgttctgtcacacacacacacacacacacacacacacacacacacacacacacacacacacacacacacacacaatgaaatgttttttgaaaGCAGTTTTCTGGGCGTCCTGATACTTGCATGCTGTAGCTGATATTAGAATCAGTTAGCAAATGGTTAGTTGTGTAAACTATCACATTAAACATCAGCATTTGTTATCACTGTATGGTAATTCATTGCCTTACACTGTATTACCACATAATGATAATGCAATGTAGACAACAATTAAAGCCACACAATGCAACTTTATTGATgagcagcgccctctgcaggaGTGGTAGTTTATTCTGCTGGACTTTGAGTCCGAGCAGTTTCCCTTTTCATGTACAGCAAAACAAATCCTATCAATCACTTGACTGAAGCTCCAACTGCAtacactcactgaactgaaactcaaCAGTTCACATTCCTTATGATCCCTGGCTTCTGTAGCCACAactgctgtcgctgtaacaaacactcCAAACTCCAGTAAGAATTCTTTTCATTAGTGGATATCTGAGATGAATTCTGGATTTAAATGACTGGACTCGTTAACTGACCTACAGTCTAGTAATATTCTTGAATTTGCTGGCCTGCTTCTGGCAGTTTAAGCAGCTGACTGTCACTCTGTTAGGCAGCTCTTGTGGAGGTTGTACCTGTTTACTGAATAACATTGTGCAAGAACAGGTGTTTGGGGCACAGAGTTAGTAACAGAGGCACCATCCTTACTGTTAAAAGCCAGTGTACCATCAAACATGATTCTGAACATGTTATTTTAAGGTAGACTGGA from the Lates calcarifer isolate ASB-BC8 linkage group LG17, TLL_Latcal_v3, whole genome shotgun sequence genome contains:
- the LOC108900703 gene encoding prohibitin-2, translated to MANKEPNRFVQHLRDLAGRMSSPGGRGAGLGLKLLLGAGALAYGIKEATFTVEGGQRAVIFNRIGGMQMDTVLAEGLHFRIPWFQYPIIYDIRAKPRKISSLTGSKDLQMVNIAVRVLSRPMASNLPVMYQHLGKDYDERVLPSIVNEVLKSVVAKFNASQLITQRAQVSLLVRRELFERAKDFNIILDDVAITELSFSSQYTAAVEAKQVAQQEAQRAQFYVEKAKQDQKQKIIQAEGEAEAARMLGQAVTKNPGYLKLRRIRAAQNIAKTVASSQNKVYLNADSLVLNLQDQTFFNNLTLGKKK